One Rosa chinensis cultivar Old Blush chromosome 5, RchiOBHm-V2, whole genome shotgun sequence genomic region harbors:
- the LOC112203182 gene encoding transcription factor bHLH52, whose amino-acid sequence MAAMSTTFCADWGSLQLLSNNHNPNPDYDHMFSFQTQQDELAAARILGLDYSLALDDPNPLLLSQTFFSDQEFLLPLDDHEYYYHDEYPKRQKTHQQFHSSFNGFVPSPSMIPEFVQPQLPLPPPEIQIQQQSAAQLYANCRLSNKDISTSAKVKANSNGGVSLSPQSIAARERRRRITEKTNELGRLVPSGSKMNTAEMLQAAYKYIKFLQAQVAMLKLMDSMQEKKGQRLHNQEGLHVLASPIVQEKLYSEQKCLVSREFVETLANNQDIQSKPLLKDNIAKLL is encoded by the exons ATGGCTGCTATGAGTACTACTTTTTGCGCAGATTGGGGGTCTCTTCAGCTTCTCAGTAACAACCATAACCCTAACCCAGACTATGATCACATGTTTAGCTTCCAGACCCAACAGGATGAGCTGGCAGCAGCAAGAATCTTGGGTCTGGACTACAGCTTAGCTCTTGATGATCCAAACCCACTACTTCTCTCCCAAACATTTTTCAGTGACCAAGAATTCCTCCTTCCTCTTGACGATCATGAATACTATTATCATGATGAGTACCCAAAACGTCAAAAGACCCATCAACAATTCCATTCCAGCTTCAATGGGTTTGTACCAAGTCCAAGTATGATACCAGAGTTCGTGCAGCCTCAGCTACCTTTGCCCCCTCCTGAAATTCAGATTCAACAGCAGTCAGCAGCCCAATTGTATGCTaattgtagactaagcaataagGATATTAGCACTTCGGCGAAAGTGAAGGCCAACAGTAATGGAGGAGTGAGCTTGTCTCCACAGAGCATTGCGGCCcgcgagaggaggaggaggataaCAGAGAAGACTAATGAGCTTGGGAGGCTGGTTCCCAGTGGGAGCAAGATGAATACTGCTGAAATGTTGCAAGCTGCTTATAAGTACATTAAGTTCTTGCAGGCACAAGTAGCAATGCTCAAACTCATGGATTCAATGCAG GAAAAGAAAGGCCAACGGTTGCATAATCAGGaaggtcttcatgttcttgcATCCCCAATTGTTCAGGAGAAGTTGTACTCAGAACAAAAGTGCTTGGTTTCAAGAGAATTTGTTGAAACCCTAGCAAACAATCAAGACATCCAATCAAAGCCATTGCTCAAGGACAACATTGCTAAGTTGCTGTGA
- the LOC112203183 gene encoding uncharacterized protein LOC112203183 has protein sequence MSTGIPLSSVVNALGLATTTRIDDLPNFILAEILARLPRKKTVFRAKCVSRRWLSLLSDPYFVRTFLSLQGVDEGNAFIGAGILVVLPFPKNKLRPKLEVHAHPVVKTKESHFSLDFLPCFQEEKEREVRLLVAGTYNDLVLCCKSYRTYEEDGEIYSIRNPYYICNPYTKQWVALPPNHLRVPFGCGTLVGFICEPYFRYSADGKEEQTSSITLNAEYRWSVVQMVICFLSSTLELHMEIFSSETRQWKQLVVQCPPSFICLGAGSEVVAYNGMLYWLLGANNNIVDLDPMFSSDVIDQCRFGINGTIYTYMCLGVCGGRLRMCQRDFVGKQDFVGNRHLSVWEWKEEVDDNGCKMQKWCLIVDRLSINQLVLKYPLISENKLPYGRKFQVLGFHPYNEDAVFLETEHPNCIALCNMRERTLEMVSEFDPKINLESWFGSWFRSACLGSRNVYPYVIPWLPTPVPKL, from the coding sequence ATGAGTACCGGCATTCCCTTAAGCTCTGTGGTTAATGCGCTTGGCTTGGCCACAACTACCCGAATTGATGATCTCCCCAACTTTATATTGGCGGAAATCCTTGCTCGACTTCCTCGCAAAAAAACAGTATTTCGAGCCAAGTGTGTGTCCAGGCGTTGGTTGAGTCTCCTCTCAGACCCTTATTTTGTTAGGACCTTTTTAAGTCTCCAAGGCGTTGATGAAGGAAATGCATTTATAGGTGCAGGTATTCTTGTTGTTTTGCCCTTCCCTAAGAATAAACTCAGACCCAAACTTGAAGTCCATGCGCATCCGGTagtcaaaacaaaagaaagccaTTTCTCTCTGGATTTCCTCCCATGTTTTCAAGAAGAGAAAGAACGAGAGGTTCGACTATTGGTGGCAGGAACATATAATGACTTGGTTTTGTGCTGCAAAAGCTACAGAACCTACGAGGAGGATGGGGAGATTTACTCCATCCGTAATCCTTACTACATCTGTAATCCATATACGAAGCAGTGGGTTGCTCTTCCTCCGAACCATCTCAGAGTCCCCTTCGGCTGTGGAACACTTGTGGGATTCATCTGTGAACCATACTTTAGGTACTCTGCAGATGGCAAAGAAGAACAAACTAGTAGTATCACCCTTAATGCCGAGTATAGGTGGAGTGTTGTGCAAATGGTAATTTGTTTTCTATCATCAACGCTTGAATTACATATGGAGATCTTCTCTTCCGAGACTCGACAGTGGAAGCAATTGGTTGTACAATGCCCACCAAGCTTTATATGTTTGGGTGCTGGTTCGGAGGTCGTTGCTTACAATGGAATGTTGTATTGGTTGTTAGGTGCTAATAATAATATTGTTGATTTGGATCCAATGTTCAGTAGTGATGTTATTGATCAATGCCGTTTTGGTATCAACGGCAccatatatacatacatgtgTCTAGGTGTTTGCGGCGGACGTCTGCGGATGTGCCAGAGGGATTTTGTAGGTAAGCAGGATTTTGTAGGTAACCGTCACCTAAGTGTTTGGGAGTGGAAAGAAGAGGTGGATGACAATGGATGCAAGATGCAAAAATGGTGCTTGATAGTTGACCGTCTTTCCATCAACCAGCTGGTTTTAAAATATCCTTTGATCTCTGAAAATAAATTGCCGTATGGTAGGAAGTTTCAGGTGCTAGGTTTTCACCCATACAATGAGGATGCGGTGTTTTTGGAGACTGAGCACCCAAATTGCATTGCTCTGTGCAATATGCGCGAAAGAACCCTAGAGATGGTTTCAGAATTTGATCCTAAGATCAATTTGGAAAGCTGGTTTGGAAGTTGGTTTCGCTCTGCGTGTTTGGGAAGCAGAAACGTCTACCCATATGTGATCCCGTGGTTGCCTACACCTGTCCCTAAACTCTAG